The stretch of DNA TGAGTCACTCCTTACCTACCACACTACCACACTCGCCAAACGTcactagaaataaaaacagagagaaaacgcTGCATCACCTTCATCATAAAAAAGTCCTTGACTTTTTTCAGACATGGACATCGAAATATGATAAATTACACCTGCATAGTTTAAGCACAATTCCATCACATTGGACATTAGAGCTCCAATGCaaaaataatcatgattataTATTCCACTTCCTCTGCTGCCTCTGAGAGAAAGAAGTAGCTGGGAGCTTGGTATTTACTGTCCAACATACTTTTAAAGATTCTCTCAAACCGCCTGCATTGCttatgcaaattttatttttgtcattttgttttgaaatgtttacttCTTTCAGTCACCTGGAAGCAAAACCTAACCTGTAATTAACTGCTGTTCCTGACTAACAAAGACCCgaataaaaagacatggagACAGCAATCACATCTGTGGAGTGACTTGTTGTTTTGAGGCATTATTTCAAAGTCTTCCATTTCTTCCTGAGTGTCAGATAGATtgacaagaaaacaaaatggaaacaaTGGAACAAGGGTATTTCATGACATTTTGTTCTGTGGaaactgactgactgtcaaagTGGCGGCAAAGGCAGCAAACAGTGTCTTCTGAAGTATACAGTATCTGTTGCATCACTAACTAGCTGTGGGCGCACAGAAATCCCGCCACACAAACGtgaaaaattaaatatattgcAGACAAGAGAAAATAGAATTCGGAGCTTTGTGGATGCATTTTGGCATTTTGCGTTTTATTTTGGCAAGCTAGCTAACCATCAACGGCCATAATCTTCCTCTTCTGAAGGATGAAAATTAGCTCTTATAACCCACCACACatacatgaaaaataaatatatatttaagacaAGAGAAAATAGgcgtggcctctagctcacccagtagagtgtgtgccccatgtaggctgagtccttggcagcggccccgggtttgaatccgacccgcggccctttgctgcatgtcgtccctcctctctctcctctatcccatcaattaaaggccatacaaagcccaaaaaatagaAGAATAGAATTGGGAGCTCTGTTGATGCATTTTGTTGCAATTATATAAGAATTGAGAAATTGCTCCTAAACTGCTTTTTGATTCCTGAAGTGAGACTAAAAAAGCTCGACAAAAGACTAGTCAAATGTAATCCGTGCATGGAAATACTTTCATGCAGGAGGAACGTGATTCAGCATgtattagggctgtgcaattaatcaaaatgtaatCGTGATGATGACTttggctcccaatgatcacaaaaacagaataaatcgagaaaaaaaaacaattatttagctcattactAAGCTcattgtgttctgaatgaaaaaaataaagtttaaataggaaaagtattaaggcaaagttcacagctgtatgtgtttttttactgttgatttattgaatcaactttttccactgtttttttaagttcaataattgcaacatctttccagaagtcaacgagcaatcgtgttaaattatcatgatttcaatattgactgaaataattgtgattatatttttttccataatagCATGTATTTTTGCAGTAATCTGATCGCCACAGATGTAGTCATAATGTGCTAGATCAGCTAAAGCTAGCAAACCATCTCCAGGAAAAACAAGTGGAAAATAAACAGCCCTAATCTAGAGccgcaaagatgaatcgattcaTTGAAATAAAAAACCTGTCAAAATGATCTGACTGCAGCTTCTtcatttcttctctcctctgtgacagtagactgaatatctttgagttgtggacaaaacaagacatttgaggacgtcctcttaggcctCTTTGGGAAACATGgatcaacaattttttttttactattttttagagaccaaacaatagggctgcacaattaatcgcaatcttatcgaaatcgcaatatggactagtgcaatttccaaatcacagggggggcgcaatattaGTTGAagacaaaatatgtgtcaaaccattctgaatgaagtattgtggtgctgcggagacgtcccggcctacaaatcctatccatcagatgtaagaaaaaaatctttctttggtacagatcctcgcaaaaatcacactataatcattttaactttaactaacaatgaaaataagaataatgatacaaaaatgatcattccctccaatatcgtgaattaTATCGCAATTGCAACATCAGTCAAAATagtcgcaattagatattttcctcataccgTGCAGCCctaccaaacaactaatccattgaTTGAGGAAATGATCAACAAATGAATCGACATTGAAAATATTCATTATAGCTACAATCAAACTTGTACATGGCAAGATAGCTGGCTTTTGTTTTCAacaagttttggtttcttttCTTACTCAAACAGCATGACAAGATTTGGAGCCAGGATTCAATAAGAACGAGAACCGATAAGCAGAACCAGATAAACTCAACTCTAAATAATAACCAACCCCacattctttgttttttttatctctttttaacACTTGCAGTTAGACGCCTTACACTTCAGAAGGTGCGTTTCTTTCGGATGGGATTCAGGTCGTGATGGTCTATACCAGGGGTCGGCAACCTTTTTAATATCGTATCATATACCAAGCCTGCTCAGGCAGTGTTCTTTTTCCCCCCCTTCGTGCTGCATTCTGTGAAGAAGGCGACGAgtattagccaatcagaggcagagtagggcgagTCTTCATGAAATGAGGATGGGGAATGGGGGAAGCCAatcaaactactgtaaatatccAGCTGTGCTACTGTTGTGAAAGAGGTCATTTGGCATTCGAATTGGAAGAAAAAAGTATAATTTAGGacccggtatcgaagtcacggtattggtaacGGTAATggtattgaatatttttgaacgatacccagccctagtgctAATGGCTCTGAAAGATGTCATTTGGCATGCGAATTGGAACATTTCTAAAAAACTCTTGCACACGTAGTGCTAGTGTGCCATTGGTTGCGCTACTGGGTGCCAATGGTGGCCAGGGCTGGGTAcccaattcaatactttttacgcaccgactgaattgcctccttagtatcgagtaaggaaaaatgcctcgtcattcaatacccaatttcaaaaCCTAAAGGAGTTAATCTCATCaacgtcagtgagccaataagcatgcagcatgcttctaccaagatctaataatgctgctgattggctgtaacgttacacgtcgtagagacacgcaggaaaaactctacgttaggcacagagacagggctcaTGTAGTAGGagcatatatagaggtttactccttgacgcagcgggcccgggttcgactccaacctgtggccctttgctgcatgtcattcccccctctctctcccctttcatgtcttcagctgtcctgtcaataaaggcctaaaaatgccccccccccccaaaaaaaaaaaaaaaaatgtagtaggagctgaaaaataaatacaaagatttgtgctgaaatattgtaatttctttttgttttataaaattgttatcgaaaaaagtatcgtttaggaaccattatcgaagtcacggtattggtacaCAGCCCAACTGCTGATGGCTTTGAAAGAGGTCATTTGGCGTGTGAATtggaacatttccatttttgGAAATGTTCCATTTCACACAATTCGCATGCCAAATGACCTCTTTCAAAACCCCACTTGTTGATGGTGTGCCATTGGTTGCGCTACCACGTGCCAATGGTGGAACGCGCACCTAAGGTTGCTGACCCCTGGTTTATACGTTGCTCTCATAGGACGCACTTGTTTGTGAGCCTGGCACGCGGAGGCCCATCCTATCCTCGCTGTCCGCCTCCACGGAAACGGCGTGGACTGAAACTATGACATCGCTGTTCCCTCCATTTGCCAGCAGCGCCTGACACACCTCCGCTCCCTCTCCGTTTCTGTCGGCGTAGGGAGGGCCTATAGCTTGCCTGTTCCTAGACGCCGACGGCCCGGCCTGCTCCGCAGGGTGCGGCCCCGGGTTTCCCTCCTCCCCGGCTGTGCGGCAGTTCAGGATGAGCGGCGGCAGAGGGACGCTCCGGGCCAGATCCTCCATGTGGCGCGCAAACTCCATGGTCTTGTACTGCGTCTGCTTGGCGAGCTCCAGCGTCTTGGCCGACGTGACGATGGGAATGCGCTTGGCGACCTCGAACGCCTTCTGCAGCTTCTCGGCGCCCTCTGTGCGGAAGAACTCGTTGATGGCCCTCTCGGTCTTCTTCAGGTGGCTGCTGACCATGCAGAGGCGTGTCACGTTGAGGGCCATGATGATGGTGAACGTCACCAGGCAGACAATGACATAGTACAGGCCCAGGCCGGTGCTGGTGTTGTGGGCCACGCGGAGCGTGACGGTGTAGTTTTTGGTCGCGCCGGCACCACCAGAGGCGACGCAGGTGTAGCGGCCGCGGTCCTTGAAGGAGACCTCGGTGATGTTCAGGGCTCCGTCTTCCTGAATCTGCCACTTCCCGCCTAAAGTCACAACACATAAGACAATAGGACAGTTTTAGTTTTAGCAAAAACTTGTGAGATGGGAGTTGAGAATTaagaaaacagggaaaacattaaaggaacacgccgacttattgagactgtagcttattccccgtatcccccagagttagataagtccatacatacccttctcatctccgtgcgtgtcgttgcactgctacttgggcggagtgattagcgcaacacctgaaaagcaccgttgttgctctctgctcctcaccacggggcttctcaggtgctgcgagcaaatcactccgcccaagtagtaatgcttcgccttctgagaatatagttcccagtttgtatacggttagaagatggctgcatctcatgtgaccttgttatttgtacacactgtgactatacaaataggaaaatgttgacgttattttgtcacttattgggagccagttacctccaggatctgtactaagctaggctagcggtgggggcgtcagacagagttacgacacgcacggagatgagaagggaaTGTATGGActcatctaactctgggggatacggtgaataaagtccaaataagtcggcgtgttcctttaagagcaGATTGTAAAATTGTCATCATTGTTTTTGAGTGAAAGCTGAAACAACAAACTGCTTCTGCAACTATCGAATCGCAGTACTGTACTAATGATAAAACcgcaatacaaatccaatcggcacccatgtatcgcgaaataatcgaatcgggacaaaagcataccgtcccagccctagcaAACAGAACTCAAAAGTTGTTCATGGGCATCTCCTCAGCCCAGCATCCCCCCCACCCCATGTCCTCACCAAGCAGAGGCCCTTTAGAGTTGTACCACTTGATGTCATCGTAGCCTGCGGTCACGTTACATTCGATCAGCACGCTGGATCCCTCCTTCACCGTAACGACCCCGCCGGAGGGGACGACAGTCCCGGCCAGATGCGCGGAGGACACCGCTTCAGCCTCTGACACCGCTTCAGCCTCTGACCCGTTGTTAGCCCCGTCGGCTGTCCAGCTGGCGGACAGCAGGACTGCAAGGAGCAGCAGGTGTGAGAGGTGATATTTCTGAGGTGGTGACATGTCGAAAGGAGTTCCAGCTTCGGCTCACATTTAGACGAGACAAACCTGCAAAACAGGAAGAGGCAACGGTTAGATCTCATGCAGCAACACACGAGTGTAGACGCTTAAGTGTCTTCATAATCTATAGTCCTGTCCATTATTGATAAAGCTTTAGCCTATCTagcctatcacacacacacacacacacacacacacctctgataaaaacaaaacattttttttta from Sander lucioperca isolate FBNREF2018 chromosome 13, SLUC_FBN_1.2, whole genome shotgun sequence encodes:
- the LOC116055944 gene encoding microfibrillar-associated protein 3-like, producing the protein MSPPQKYHLSHLLLLAVLLSASWTADGANNGSEAEAVSEAEAVSSAHLAGTVVPSGGVVTVKEGSSVLIECNVTAGYDDIKWYNSKGPLLGGKWQIQEDGALNITEVSFKDRGRYTCVASGGAGATKNYTVTLRVAHNTSTGLGLYYVIVCLVTFTIIMALNVTRLCMVSSHLKKTERAINEFFRTEGAEKLQKAFEVAKRIPIVTSAKTLELAKQTQYKTMEFARHMEDLARSVPLPPLILNCRTAGEEGNPGPHPAEQAGPSASRNRQAIGPPYADRNGEGAEVCQALLANGGNSDVIVSVHAVSVEADSEDRMGLRVPGSQTSASYESNV